The following nucleotide sequence is from Mesobacillus jeotgali.
TCCCGGCAGCTCCCATTTTTCGCATTGGGATTGACGATAAAATAGATCTTCTCCATATGATCAACCTTTTTCTAATTAATAGGTCCTTTTATTATTCGCTCTTCGGATTGTTATCCCACTCAAGCCTTCTGACGGATGTTGTCTGGCCGTACTGCAGAAGAACCTGTGCTGCTTTTAATTGCATATGCTTCAATGGAGATTTCATGCCTCTCAGGGCCATGAACCATTCCTCGAAATTTCGTTTTTCAATGAATTGAACGCCATAAGGCGGCTGTGGATAGTCGATGAACCCATTCCTGCTGATCAGCAGTTTTTGCACTGGAAGCTCAACATCGTACATATCAAAAAGAGTCTTGGCGATTTTCTCTGTCCGGTTAAGCGCAATCAGCGGATTCAGGATTTTCTTTTCCTTATTCTTCGTTTTCTTGATCCAGAAGCGGTCCTTGGACCCTACATAAGCTGCATTCTCTTCGTTCTCGATGAACGAAATGCACATGGCTGCAGCTGGAGTGATGATGATCAACTCTGCTTCGACCGGAGCTTTTTTTAATAAAAATATAGGTTTATATAAAATGAGAAAGGTATCGGGAAATCGCTGCAGTAAAAATTTCAGGGTCGGATCGCTGAAAAATTCTTTTGCAATGAATGACCTTTCCGTCAATGTCGAGCTGGCCCATTTTAGCTGGAATGGCAGCAACCCATCGAGGAAGTGCTGTTTTAATTCCTCAATTGTCTTTAAGTGACTGATTGAATCCAACATACCATCGTCCATCAAATGATCCTGGTCTTCCGTATGTTCCCGTGTGCCCTCCTCCTTCACGGGCTCTGGCTGGCGCGCCATGCTTTTGAGCTTATGAAGGAGATTATTCGGCTGCTCCTCCTGCTGGATATCAAAGTGATTTTTAATAGTTTGTTCAGGACCGTTTTCCCATTTCTCCCTAATTCCCTCCCATTGTTTTTTCTTCAGACGGACATATCTGGAGGGATAAAGGTAAATGTCCTGTGCATACCGTGATACATAGTCCTGAAGCTTGATTAATTGTGCCATTATTCGACCTGCCTTTAATCCTGCTTCCCATTCAAATCAAGACCGGGAAGCAAACGGGAATAGTGTTATTGGTTCATATTTTGGACTTTTCCCCAAATGAGTCTTGTACAAAACGACCCTCTCAGCTTGAAAAGTTAGTTCTTTGTTAAAAGGGTTGACTGCATCCAGCTGGCCCGCTTGGAAGTCTTCTTCGCCTGCCCATTTCCTCGCCATGGTGATATGTGGGCTGAACGGGCGTGTTTCAAGGGTAAAACCAGCGGCAATGCATGCAGAAAAAACCTTTTCTCTTACTTCATTCAATTGTGTGGATTTTTCAAGACCGGCCCAAAAAATCCTTGGAGAATCCTTTCGGCCGAAGGTGCCTAATTGATTGATCTCCAGTTTAAAAGCTGGTGTATTGTTCAATGCTGCCTCAATCACTTCATTGGCAGCCTTTATTTTCGCTTCAGGTGCATTTCCGAGGAAAGCAAGCGTGATGTGTAAATCCTGTGGATGTACCCAGGTTTTAAAAGGCATGTTTTCCTTCAAGCTGTGGATTGTCTCCTCCAGTATTGCTTTTGTCTCCCCCGGAAGTTCGAGAGCATAGAAATAATGCGTATGCAATCAAATACACCCTTTCTTGTCCACTTGAATTTATTGTAGCAAATGGCATGTAATATTGGCAGAATTTCCTTATAAACATTTCTAATCCATACAAGTTGATAGGAATAGTCTTTTTTTATATGATAAAAAGAAGCTATAGTTATTTTTCAGTTGCTTATCATCAATTATTCACTAAATTGGAATACTAAAGCAGTCCATCACGATCAAGGAGGCTATCACATGAGAGTCGTTAATAATATCGCGTCATTAATTGGCGAAACGCCGCTTGTAAAATTGAACAAGTTGGCACCCGAGGGCGGGGCAGCGGTTTACCTCAAGCTTGAATACTTCAACCCTAGCAAAAGCGTAAAAGACAGGGCTGCATTCAACATGATTGTTTCAGCTGAAAATGAAGGAAAGCTGAAGCCCGGTTCTACAATCATCGAGCCCACAAGCGGAAACACAGGCATCGGCCTGGCAATGAATGCAGCAGCAAGAGGCTATAAAGCAATCCTAGTCATGCCGGACACGATGACAGAAGAGAGGATTAATTTGTTGAAAGCCTATGGAGCTGAGGTCGTGTTAACGCCAGGCGACGAAAAAATGCCAGGTGCGATCAAAAAGGCGGAAGAGTTAGTAAAGGAAATTCCAGACAGCTTCATGCCAATGCAGTTTGAAAATGGAGCAAATCCAGACGCCCACAGGCAAACAACAGCAAGAGAAATCATCGAGGCGATGGAAGAACTGAAAAAGCCTCTCAGCGCGTTCGTTGCTACCGCTGGAACTGGCGGAACGATCACCGGAACAGGCGAAGCCCTGAAAGATGAATTTACGGAACTGGCTGTACACGTTGTTGAACCTGCTGGGTCCCCAGTGCTATCCGGCGGCAAGCCCGGCAAGCACAAACTGGTCGGCACAAGCCCTGGCTTCATCCCTAAAATCCTCAATCAGGATGTTTATGAAAAAATCCATAAAATCGAGGATGAAGATGCCTATGAAACAGCTCGAAGACTGGCCAAAGAAGAAGGCATTCTTGTCGGCCCATCATCAGGAGCTGCTTGCTTCGCCGCCATCAATGTCGCCAAGGACCTGAAGCCCGATGAAGTCGTCATTTGTATAGCCTGTGATACTGGAGAAAGATATCTATCCAGTGATTTATTCAGGTTTGAAGATTAGCATTCAAAAAGCTCAATACAAAGAGGCGTGTGGTCATCCACACGCCTTTTAACTCGCTATTTATCCATCTCTTCCTCTTCATCTTCAAAAATCGTTCCCGAATGAAGTGTCACTCCTGACACGATTTCTTCCATTTCATCCTGAATCCTTTCAGTGATTTCCTCGCGTTCTTCAGGAGATAATTCCTCTTTTGTATAGCCGAAAAGGTAATTATCCAGATCAAACTCTCTCAGCTTGCACTTCGTATGGAAGATGTTTTCCTGATACACATTGATATCGACCATATCGAATTGATCTTTTACATTCTCGGGGATGTAGTTTTGGATCGAGCTGATATCGTGGTCGATGAACAATTTATTGCCATCTTTATCACGTGTAAAGCCTCTTACCTTATAATCGATTGTCATGACATCAGTTTCGAAGGAATGGATAAGGTAATTCAACGCCTTCAGCGGCGAGATTTCCCCGCATGTCGAAACATCGATATCAGCCCTGAATGTACTGATTCCCTCGTCCGGGTGGAATTCCGGATACGTATGGACGGTAATATGGCTCTTGTCCAGCTGCAGGACCACATTGTCAGGCAGCGGACCCGGCGACTCATCATACGCTTCATCAGGAACCTCGACGACCGGTCCTTCAGAAACAAGTATGGTCACACTTGCCCCCTGCGGCACATAGTCCTGCTTGGCCACATTCAGGACATGGGCACCAATGATATCTGAAACGTGAGTGAGGATTTTTGTCAGCCTTTCTGCATTATACTGTTCATCAATATAATCAAGATAAGCTTCACGCTCTTCCTTTGTCTTGGTATAACAGATGTCATACATATTAAAACTTAATGATTTCGTCAGATTATTGAATCCATGCAATTCAATATGCTGTTCCGAAGTGATTTTCATTTCTGTTCCCCCTGTTCGGTATTCTGCTGTAGTTTGTCTGAGTAAGAAAAAAAGCAGGTATCCAGATGATTTAAATATTTTTATGATACCCATTCCTGCCAGGAAAAAACAAATCAAGCGATAAAACCTTCAGGTACCCTTCTTTGAGCAAAAAATAACCTGCAGCGTTAAAACTGCAGGTTAATAATTATAATTGGCCGCACTGGCTTTCAATTTCTGCTTTAAAAAGTTTTTGGAGATTCGTTGTGACAGGGCCTGGCTCTCCGTTTCCTACAGGCTTACCATCGACTTCTACAATTGGCATGACTTCGACGGTCGTACCCGATGAAAAGACCTCGTCAGCAGCAGACAATTCATCAAGCGTATAGGCTCGTTCCTCAAAAGCAATGTTCTCATTTCTGCAAATCTCAAGAACCTTCTGTCTTGTGATTCCATTAAGGATCAAATTGTCAGCCTGATGCGTGATGATCACGCCGTCTTTTACAATTGAAATGTTGGAGTGGCTTCCTTCGGTAACAGTTTCCCCACGGTGAAGAATCGCCTCAAAACAGCCAGCCTCTGCTGCCTTTTGTTTCGAAAGCAAATTCCCAAGCAAATTCAAGCTTTTAATATCGCAGCGAAGCCAGCGAATGTCTTCATCAAGGATCGTTCTGACCCCTTTTTCCATGGAATCCACAGGGCGTGCCACCTTACGCGTGTACGCGACAAACGTTGGTGCCACATCTCCCCCTGGGAAAACATGGTTGCGCGGTGAAGTTCCTCTTGTAAACTGCATATACACGATCCCAGTGTCCAATTCATTTTTCGAAATCAGGTCTTCCATTTTTGACTCAAGCTCACTAGGGCCATATGGAAGCTTCATCCTGATTTTTTCTGCACTTTCAACGAGTCTGTTCAGATGCTCTTTACCAGTGAACATTTTGCCGTTATAAACCCGGATTACTTCATAAACACCATCGCCAAATTGATACCCTCTGTCCTCGATGTCTACCTTGGCGACGGCTCTGTCAAGAATCTCTCCGTCTACAATTACATATTCCATCCTCTTTCCCCTCCTGGTTGTTCGGGCATACCCTTATTCAATACAAATTGCTCATTTATTTTGCCAATTCATAAATTGCCTGTGCATAAATCGCTGTTGCTCTGAGAAGGTCCTCAATGATCATATACTCATCCTTCTGGTGAGCAATGTCAGGTCTTCCTGGGAAAAGCGGTCCAAATGCCACACCTGATTTCAGTGACCTAGCATATGTTCCGCCGCCGATTGAAATGAGTTCCGCTTTTTCACCAACCTGCTCTTCGTATACTTTTTTCAAGGTCTGGACAAGGAAATCACTTTCATCGACATGGTGCGGATTCGAATTTGAGAAATTCTCGATGGTCAGCCCTTCAGCCTCTAACACTTGATTTAAGATTTCCTTTGTCTTCTCTAGGTCGGTCGTTACAGGATAGCGCATGTTCAATCCAGCGCGGCCACCTTTAGCCTTTGAGTAAGACAGCTTGCCGACATTGATCGTCAGGTCCCCGGTAATGTCATCTGCATAAGCGACGCCCAGTTCTCGGCCGCGTGAATCTTTGCCCAAGTACTTGGCTACGAATTGAAAGAATTTTTCACTGCTTCCATCAAGGTTCATCTCAGAGAGGAAGCTAGCCATAAGCAAGCCAGCATTTTTGCCATTGTCAGGCTCCATGCCGTGTGCTGATACACCTTCAAGCTCAAGGATTAACTTGCCGCTTTCTACAACAGCTCTGCCATCCAATTCATTGTTCCTTTTGAATTCATCAAAGCGCTGGACAACATCTGTTTGCCCTTGCTGAACGACCAATTCTACCTTAGCAAAATCAGGTACCATATTATAGCGGCGACCGGATGAAAACTCGATTACCTCTGCATCAAAATCTTCTTTTTCAATTCCGGCTGCTTTTGAAACTAAGTCATAATCAGCAATCCCTTTTTCAGCGTAAATGATCGGAAAGTCGGCATCAGGCGCAAAGCCCATCGCTGGCATTTCCTCATGTTCAAAATAATGGTCAACACAGCGCCATTCGCTCTCCTCATCCGTACCAATGATCATCCTGACACGCTTATTAAGGGGCAAGCCTGATTCTTTAACGATTTTCATCGCATAATAGGCTGCCATCGTCGGCCCTTTGTCGTCGATCGCGCCGCGGGCATAGATTTTCCCGTCGCGGATTTCTGCACCATAAGGATCACTTGTCCAGCCGTCTCCTTCTGGTACTACATCAACATGGCAAAGCACTCCGACGATTTCCTCTCCCTGCCCGAATTCAAGGTGTCCAGCCAGATTGCCGACATTTTTGGCCGTAAAACCATCCTTTTCACCAAGCTGAAGCATGAAATCCAATGCTTCTCTGACACCCTCGCCTAGCGGTGCCTCAGCTGTAGCATTTTCCTCATCGAGCACACTCTTGATTTTAAGCAAGTCCTGAGCGTCCTTAATTAAATCAGATTCTCTTTTTTCTACTTCCTTCGTCCAGTTGATTGAAGTCATTCTTCCAAACCTCCATATCTTGTTCTATATGTATTTCCCTTAAGAATTACACTTAAGCCCGGCAATGTTCTTATTGTACCTTAAGTTTCAAGTTGAAAACTTGATTTTTATTTTACTCCTGTTAACCACAATTCGTAAACTGCAGCACATTAGATATTTTTTCTCAATTTTCTAATAACTGTCATAATTAACCTGTTTAAGACCATATCGTTAAGTATATAAACGATTTGAAGGGAGGCAGTTATCTAAATTAATTGTTAATTTTTCATAAAAAACAGTGAATAATCTGGAATTTTACATTATTAAAGTGTAAAATAGTCCAAAAGGTAAGACATCTTATGATTGCCTTTTAAAAATGGACGCAAAAGGAGCTGTCTGGAAAGAAGAAAACTACATACTTGGGGATTCGTCTTCAATCAATAGTCGGTTGCAGGAATATGACAAAGGGGTTTAAAAAAGGATAGGGAGTGGTTGTTTGAAACCTTCGACTAACCGGATGATAAACCGCATCAAATCCATCTACATGTATATATGTCAGAATGGTACTGTCACAACTCAAGATCTTGTAGAGGAATTCGGAATTACTCCTCGAACCATCCAGAGGGATTTGAATGTCCTGGCTTATAACGACTTAGTGAAAAGTCCGAGCCGAGGTAAATGGACAACGACCCAGAAAAAGGTGAAGATGTCGTCTTAAGAAGACTGTTAGAATTTCATAATAAAAAAAGAAATCGCCTGAGCTCGTCTCAGCGATTTCTTTTTTTATACCTCATAATTTTGCAGCATTTCCACTTCTTCATCGGTAAGTTCCCTGTATTCCCCAAGCTCCAGCGTTTCATCGAGCTTCAGCGGACCCATCGATAATCGTTTCAGATAAATGACCCTTTTTCCGACAGCTTCGAACATCCGCTTCACCTGATGGAATTTCCCTTCGGTAATCGTCAGCTCAATATCAGACGTTAAGCCTGATTTTAAGATAACAAGTTCACCCGGTTTTGTTTCATAGCCATCATCGAGTGTGACGCCTTTTTTAAACGCTTCGATATCTTCTTCCGTCACTTCTCCCTCAATTACCGCGAAATATGTCTTGGGGACATGTTTTTTTGGAGATAAGAGCCTGTGGGAAAGCTGTCCATCATTCGTGATCAGCAAGAGGCCCTCCGTATCCTTATCAAGCCTCCCTACCGGAAATGGCTCAAATACCTGGTCTTCAATCTCAAGAAGGTCGATGACCGTCTCATCACGGTTATCCTCAGTCGCGGAGATGACACCAGGCGGCTTGTTCATCATTAGATAAATAAATTCTCGGTAATGAATTTCTTCCCCGTTTAATGTGATCGAATCGTTTTCAGGATCCACATGGTGCTTTGCATCTTTAACAATTGCGTTATTTACTTTTACAGCACCGTCTTTTAAAAGTTTCTTTACATCTTTCCTGCTTCCGTATCCAAGATTGGAAAGCACTTTATCGATTCTCATTTTTGTACCTCCTTTATTCATATGGGCAGGTGCCCATTCCATTTCTTGCTAGCTTACATAGACTAATATCATACTTTACATCAGATTATGAGGAGATGACCTGAATGAACCATCGACAACAAGGACAAGGCTTGTACATCCCTATTCCCGGCCTGCCGGGAGGAGGCTTCCCGGGTGGTGGTTACCCTGGCGGCGGATATCCCGGCGGCGGTGGCCAATTTGACCAGAGACTAGACCGCCTTGAACGGCAGGTTCAAAGATTGAACAACCAGCTGGACCGGCTCGAGCGCAGGGTCGACAGGATTGAACGACGTTTGAATATACGCGATGACCAACAGTTTTTTTATTAGGGTGCATTAAAAATGGCCTTCATAACCGAAGGCCATTTTCCTATTAAACCGGCAGCCTTAACTTGCGCTTGATCTTGGTGACCCGGTCTCCGAATAGCCTGTCTACCAATTTGGTCCGGAATCCGAGGTAAAAATAAACCGCAGCCCCTACAAGTGCAGAGATTCCAATCAGCACAATCGACTGGAATTTTGCAGCCGGTGAAAGGAATTGGACAAGCATTTCATAGAATGCCATCGTCACTCCTGCCATTAAACCAGAGAAAATCAATATCAGGAAAATTCTTCTCGTCACGAAGCCCATTGGATATTTAGCGAATTTTTTAATTACAAACAAATTAATTAGGATTGCAGCGATATAGCCAAGAGCTGTTGACATTATCGCGCCCTGTGTTTCAAACACCTTAATTAATGGGATGTTGAATGTTAGCTTCACCAATAATCCCGTCAGCAAACTTAAAATCGTGAATCGCTGCTCGTTAATACCCTGCAGAATGGCTGCTGTTACAGTGAATAGTGCGAATAGGATAGCTACTGGTGCATAGGTTGTTAATACTTCAGTGCCCAGGTCGTTATGTGCATAGAAAACGGAATACATTGGTTCAGCTAGTATTGCGATCCCAATGGCAGCAGGTACTGTTAGATACATCAACACCTGGAAAGTCTGGTCAAGCTGCCGTCTCATACCCTTTCGGTCGTTTTCTGTAAAGGCCTTTGTAATGCTTGGTACCAGCGTCAATGAAAAGGCCGTAGCAAGAGAGACTGGTATGATAACAAGTTTATGCGATTGGAAATTCAAAACTGAAAATGCCGAACTTGCTTCATTTGAGCTAAATCCAATTGAAGTCATTGTTTTGGTAAAGGTCATCATATCAACAAACTGGAACAGAGGGTTGGCAATCCCGACAAATACAAAAGGTGCTGCATACAGCAAGATTTCCTTATAGATATCCTTTAAGGAGATATCCATCGCCCTCTTGTCTTCTTCCAGCAGCTTATCTAAATGAGGCTTCCTTTTTACCCAGTACCAGGCCAGTACCCCAAGACTGCCAAGCGCTCCAATGAATGCAGCGAACGTGGCTACACTTACAGCGGTAACCATATCCCCCTCAAGTACATTCAGGACAACAAACGCCCCGGCCAGCACGAATACGATCCTGACTATTTGTTCTACAACCTGGGAAACTGCTGATGGTCCCATTGACTGATGTCCCTGGAAGAAACCGCGAATCAAGCTCATGAACGGAACAACAATCAAGGCAAAGCTGACCGCACGAATAACTGTCGTCACATCTGCAGCGGTTATTTTCACATTTTCATCATTACTTGTATCCATGACAACTTCAGCAAGTCCGGGAGCAGTTACATACATAATCAAGAAAGATAAAATTCCGGTTGCCAGCATGACTGCCACACCAGACTTAAACAATTTCCTTCCGACCGCATACTCCTCAAGAGCATTGTATTTTGCTATGAACTTAGAAACAGCAAGCGGTACACCAGCTGTGGCAACACTAATGAAAATTGTATATGGAATGTAAGAGAAAGAGTATAATGCTGTCCCATACTCTCCCACAATCGCAAAAAAGGGAATAACATAAAATAACCCAAGCACTTTAGACAAAATCGTGCCAAGTGTCAATATGAACGTCCCTCTTAAAAGCTTTGATGACATAAAATCCCTACTTTTCAATCAATAAAATAAAAACAGATTACAAACTTGTATTTTACCATAAACACAAACAGACACTATGATATTTATCAATGGATGCAGATTTTTCCTGCATCCTTGCTGCAGATATTTCCTGCACCCCTGTCAGAAATTCCTGCATTCCCTAGTTTACTCCTTCTCCAGGCTGACTGCCAGTTTTCCGGCTGGGAATTCGTTTGAATAACCTCATTTATGACAATGTTTTTAGTGAAGAGTTGCATTATAATAATAAAAGTGCTGAAATGAGTTAAAAAAAGTGAAACGAAAAGTTGGTGAAGCAATGAAATACGATGTAATCGTCCTTGGCGGCGGTCCATCTGGCTTGATGGCTGCGATTGCTGCTGGTGAGAAAGGCGCAAAGGTGCTGCTGATCGACAAAGGAGACAAGCTTGGCCGAAAGCTGGCGATATCCGGAGGGGGCCGCTGCAATGTGACCAATCGGCTGCCAGTGGATGAAATCATTAAACATATACCCGGAAATGGGCGCTTTTTATACAGCGCGCTCTCCATTTTCAGTAATGAAGATATCATTTCATTTTTCGAAGGGCTTGGCATCCAGCTGAAAGAAGAGGATCACGGCCGGATGTTCCCGGTAAGTGACAAAGCTCAATCTGTTGTTGATGCCCTTTTATCAAAGCTAAAAGAATTAAAGGTAGAAATCAAGACGAACACTCCTGTTGCACATGTGCACTATAAGGATGGCAAGGCGGAGTCTGTTGAATTAAAGAATGGTGAAGTGTTCTATGCAGGCAGCGTCATCATTGCTGTCGGCGGAAAATCAGTGCCACATACCGGATCCACTGGTGATGGATATGCGTGGGCGGAGAAAGCGGGACATACGATTACGCAATTGTTCCCTACCGAAGTGCCGGTGACCTCAGCTGAACCATTTATAAAAGAAAAGGTTCTCCAGGGGCTTTCGCTGAGGGGAGTCGCACTCAGCGTACTTAATCCCAAGGGTAAAGCGCTGATCACTCACAAAATGGATATGATTTTCACCCACTTCGGCATCAGCGGTCCTGCGGTTCTCCGCTGCAGCCAGTTCGTCGTCAAGGCGATGCAAAAGTGGAATCTGAAAGAAGTCGTCATGTCCCTTGATGCCCTTCCCGATATGAAAGAGGAAGAATTGTTCCAGGAAATTAATAAACTGATCAAGGCCGAGCCGAAAAAAGCGGTGAAGAATTTGCTTAAAGGGCTGTTGCCCGAGCGTTACCTGATGTTCCTGCTGGAGCGCAATGAAATCGACCCGGCAATGCAGGGCGGACAGCTGGGCCATGAAAAAATCAGAAGTTTCGCCAAGTCTGTAAAGCAGTTCGAATTCAAGGTCAACGGCACCCTGCCGCTTGATAAGGCCTTTGTCACCGGTGGAGGCGTATCCGTCAAGGAAGTCGAGCCGCAAACTATGGCATCCAAGAAAGCAGAAGGCCTGTATTTTTGCGGAGAAATCCTCGATATCCACGGCTATACTGGAGGCTACAATATTACCTCCGCCCTTGTCACCGGCCGACTTGCGGGATCTAATGCCGGGGAATATGCGCTGCAACAATAAGTAAATGGCTAAGTGTCCGTCATTGTTTTTTTGACGGACACTTTTACTTATTACCCACCTGTTTTTGTCCGTCATGGGCTTGATGACGGACACTTTTGCCGGTTTCCCGCCTATTTCTGTCCGTCATGGGCTTGATGACGGACACTTTTGTATGTTTCCCGCCTATTTCTGTCCGTCATGGGCTTGATGACGGACACTTTTGCCGGTTTCCCACCAGTTTCTGTCCGATATCCTAAAATAAAACAAAGCCTGAGTGAAATCACTCAGGCTCTGTACACAACCATAGCTGAAAAACAGTAGATCTGTTCTTCGTCCTCTTCTTCTGGTATGACCGCGACATTGTATTTAATGTCCAAGAGTTTTTTCTCATCAAGTTTCTCCAGAAAGCGGTTCATATCCTGTTCTAAATCTTTTTCATGTTCATGATCAAATACTCTGACCTGGATCAAGGTTAGTCGCCCTTCCTTTTTAACATCCATTCTGGCCAGATTTTCAGAATTTTATAATTATGGACGTTTTGTTTCTCCGCCCCAGCTCATCATACCGCCAACCATGTTGCGGACTTTGTAGCCTTGCTCGTTCATGTAATGGCAAACGTTGCCGCTGCGTGCGCTTGAACGGCAGATGAAGATGTATTCCTTGTCCTTGTCGAATTCGTTCAGTCTTTCAGGAATCTCCCCCATTGGCACGTGCTTAGCTCCAGGAATCATACCTGATTCGACTTCATCATGTTCACGTACATCAACCATTTCTGGCTTTTCGCCAGCTTCCAGCTTCTTTTGAAGTTCTTCCGGAGAGATAGTCTCAATTTTATTCATTAGTCATTTCCTCCATTTTTAATAAAATTCATCCCTATAAAGGATTCAATACCCTATTATTGTATTTTCCCCTATTTATTATATAAAAACTCTTTTAATAATACAAAGAATAAACCTCTTGGGGTATATTACTATTTTAAACAAAGGACCGCCTAGGCGATCCTTTGCTAGTACATATTAGTTAGCAACGATATTGACAAGCTTTCCTGGTACAGCAATCACTTTACGGACTGTTTTGCCGTCGATTTGTTCTTTGACAGCAACATCACCCATTGCGATCTGCTCAAGTGTTTCTCTGTTCGCGTCTGCCGGTACCATCATTTTCGCTTTGATTTTACCGTTTACCTGGACAACGATTTCGACTTCATCGTCGACTAGCTTGGCTTCATCATAGGCTGGCCATGCTGCATATGTGATTGACTCACTGTGGCCAAGCTTAGCCCAAAGCTCTTCTGCGATATGCGGTGTAATCGGCGCCAGCATTTTTACAAAGCCTTCAACGTATGCTGTTGGAAGCTCTTCGGCTTTATATGCTTCATTGATGAAGACCATCATCTGAGAAATCGCTGTATTGAAACGAAGCCCTTCATAATCTTCCGTCACCTTTTTAACAGTCTGATGGTAGACCTTCTCAAGGTTCGTGTTTTCAACATCCTTTATTTTCTCATTCAAGCTGCCGTTTTCATTGACAAACAGGCGCCAGATTCGGTCAAGGAAGCGTCGTGATCCGTCCAGACCATTTGTAGACCATGCGATGGATGCTTCAAGCGGCCCCATGAACATTTCATAAAGACGAAGCGTATCTGCACCGTGGCTTTCTACAATTTCATCCGGGTTGACGACATTACCTTTAGATTTGCTCATCTTTTCGTTATTTTCACCAAGAATCATTCCCTGGTTGAAAAGCTTCTGGAACGGTTCCTTCGTGTGGACAA
It contains:
- a CDS encoding polysaccharide biosynthesis protein, which translates into the protein MSSKLLRGTFILTLGTILSKVLGLFYVIPFFAIVGEYGTALYSFSYIPYTIFISVATAGVPLAVSKFIAKYNALEEYAVGRKLFKSGVAVMLATGILSFLIMYVTAPGLAEVVMDTSNDENVKITAADVTTVIRAVSFALIVVPFMSLIRGFFQGHQSMGPSAVSQVVEQIVRIVFVLAGAFVVLNVLEGDMVTAVSVATFAAFIGALGSLGVLAWYWVKRKPHLDKLLEEDKRAMDISLKDIYKEILLYAAPFVFVGIANPLFQFVDMMTFTKTMTSIGFSSNEASSAFSVLNFQSHKLVIIPVSLATAFSLTLVPSITKAFTENDRKGMRRQLDQTFQVLMYLTVPAAIGIAILAEPMYSVFYAHNDLGTEVLTTYAPVAILFALFTVTAAILQGINEQRFTILSLLTGLLVKLTFNIPLIKVFETQGAIMSTALGYIAAILINLFVIKKFAKYPMGFVTRRIFLILIFSGLMAGVTMAFYEMLVQFLSPAAKFQSIVLIGISALVGAAVYFYLGFRTKLVDRLFGDRVTKIKRKLRLPV
- a CDS encoding NAD(P)/FAD-dependent oxidoreductase, which produces MKYDVIVLGGGPSGLMAAIAAGEKGAKVLLIDKGDKLGRKLAISGGGRCNVTNRLPVDEIIKHIPGNGRFLYSALSIFSNEDIISFFEGLGIQLKEEDHGRMFPVSDKAQSVVDALLSKLKELKVEIKTNTPVAHVHYKDGKAESVELKNGEVFYAGSVIIAVGGKSVPHTGSTGDGYAWAEKAGHTITQLFPTEVPVTSAEPFIKEKVLQGLSLRGVALSVLNPKGKALITHKMDMIFTHFGISGPAVLRCSQFVVKAMQKWNLKEVVMSLDALPDMKEEELFQEINKLIKAEPKKAVKNLLKGLLPERYLMFLLERNEIDPAMQGGQLGHEKIRSFAKSVKQFEFKVNGTLPLDKAFVTGGGVSVKEVEPQTMASKKAEGLYFCGEILDIHGYTGGYNITSALVTGRLAGSNAGEYALQQ
- a CDS encoding sporulation protein Cse60; this encodes MIQVRVFDHEHEKDLEQDMNRFLEKLDEKKLLDIKYNVAVIPEEEDEEQIYCFSAMVVYRA
- a CDS encoding rhodanese-like domain-containing protein; translation: MNKIETISPEELQKKLEAGEKPEMVDVREHDEVESGMIPGAKHVPMGEIPERLNEFDKDKEYIFICRSSARSGNVCHYMNEQGYKVRNMVGGMMSWGGETKRP